In the genome of Oncorhynchus gorbuscha isolate QuinsamMale2020 ecotype Even-year linkage group LG05, OgorEven_v1.0, whole genome shotgun sequence, the window aaagcaaaaacagtttttgtaAAATGTTAGCAAAAATAAAAACGAAAACAtttcatttacataactattcagaccctttactcagtactttgttgaagctcctTTGACAGTGTTTAAAGTCTTTTtgagtatgacactacaagctttgACACTACAAacatttgtttttgctttgtcgttatggggtattgcatGTAGAGTGATGagggaaatgttttatttaatacatttttgaataaggctgtaatgtaacaaaatgtggaaaaagtcaaggggtctgaaaactttccaaatgtactgtatgtgaaccTTGTTGAAACCACActgtctgtattctgtctctAAATGTTGTCTATCACTTGCAGCTGCAGCACCATATCATCAAGTAAAATTCTGAGTATGTGTAAATGTACTTGGcgaataaaggtgattctgagaGATAAAAAGCATCTtgctctccccatcctctctgtaacactcacatactgtacacaaacaGTTTACACACGTTCCGCTGTGTCTGATGTTGAGCTTTACAATGTGTGTTGTTCAGTcagcattacacacactacagcaTTGCCTTTCATCCTGTTTCcctttattacacacacacagacacgggaACCAACTAACTGATTCCTATTTTCCATAACCCTTAACCCCAAACCATAAACTTAAACCTGACTCCTAACCCCCATGTCTAAAATAACCTATTTTCTTGCGGGGACTGgcaaaatgtccccacttgtccaAATTTtccttctggtccccacaaggatagtaaaaccaaacacacacacacacacacacacacacacacacacacacacacacacacacacacacacacacacacacacacacacacacacacacacacacacacacacacacacacacacacacacacacacacacacacacacacacacacacacacacacacacacacacacacacacaatgataaaGGAAACACTCCCAGAGGTGTTTTTAATCAATATGAAAATACCTTTACTACTGTGACAGTGTGAGTAGTGTTTCCACTTGGCTTCTTCATGAATACAAACATAACTAACAAAACATCTAACACCACTGGAATTATAATAAAACAATTATCATTGTTGTTTTCTTCTCGCTTTAAAAAACATTAACAAATAAAAAACCCTAAAACAAAATGATGGATTAAAATCGTACAGCTGACCTAATACAGTAAAGTTTTACAGTAATACACAATATTACACATGGACCTGGCCGGGGCCTCTCCTCAGCTCATAgcgccaggtacatagaggaagAGATGGGCTACTGTCTCCTCATACCTAATACAGACAGGTAGTAATACAGCAGGGAGATAACATTACACAGACATAAGGGGGGGAGGGATTTTAACTGATGGACAAGTATAAACTGATGAATCCATGCTCTGGTAGTGATATGATATACAGATAACAAAATAACTCAAGTCACTGAAAAACTATGATTGCGACATCTATAGTATGCTCATAAAAAAAACAGTCTCTCAATATGCAGGTAAAATTTATACGGATTGGTAATCAGAATGTTTTTCAGGAAAATATGAAGACGTGCTAAAAAGAGCTTAAGAAAATTATAAATATGGAAATTATTTAACCTTCCTGTTCTGGCTGGTTAATAATTACACTACagataaaatgtgtgtgtgtgtgtgtgtgtgtgtgtgtgtgtgtgtgtgtgtgtgtgtgtgtgtgtgtgtgtgtgtgtgtgtgtgtgtgtgtgtgtgtgtgtgtgtgtgtgtgtgtgtgtgtgtgtgtgtgtgtgtgtgtgtgtgtgtgtgttgagctgATCTCAGTGGGGAATAGCCAAGGGAGATACACGGAGTTGATTTCTGATAAACTgtagttacagtgtgtgtgtgtgtgcctgtgtgtctgtgtgtgtgtgctgttcacACATACAATATCTGCCCttaccagacagagagaggaggaatagatgATTTAGAACCTAAAGAGGCTAACTCTGAACACAAAgtggtgtgtgtagtagtgtattTCTGTTTGATGTATATGTGGATGTAGAATACAATGTAACTGGTTGGTTCGACAGGAGTGGGGCCTCTGAATCAGTTGTTGGCATGGTAACTTCTTGACAAGACAGATATTCTCTTCCTCTATGTCTGGTGCTCCTCCATTTCTTCTCTGTTTCCATCCTCACATCTCGTCCTCAGGGTCAGAGCTGTGGTTATTcatctgtaacacacacacactcaatcagcAACAGTGTGTCAAAACACCAGAGAGTGTTTTGTTCAGGTAAGGCTCCCCTCTCCAGGGTGATTATACACAGTGATGAGGAAGGTCTGGAGGATAATAGTCTTCTATATAAACACCCACTCATCTGTCAGGGTAAGAGTATCCTGTCCTGCTTTCGTTTGTCCAATTttcagtctctctttctttctctctcttgcttttaCTCTCAGATTTTCTTTGTGTGTTTGAGTTGAATGTCAGTTATGATTGTGAACTGTGTGTGGGTGAGATGAACCCAGAATGAGATCTTCAAGTGTCATGCTATTGATTTGTTTTTATTACTCAAAATGGCTATGGATTTGATACTCTTGTCAGTGTTCtctttgtgtgtatttgtgtttgtgtgtgtgtttatgtgtgtttctgtgtgtggagatAAGCACTATTTCTGTTGTTTGCCAAATCCCACTGACAGCTGCTAAATCACAGCCAACCATGGGACATGCTTAGGCCCTCATGTCGCTCTGAGACAAGGAGAAAGAACTCCCACTCACATTCAGAGATtctccacacacagacatcaagCCAGTTACCGTGTGATCATCGTCGCTGGCCTCCCCCAGTTCGGGGCTCTCTCTCTGGATGCAGCGGCGTgggggggacaggggagagggggagcgctCACCACTGCTGGCGGAGGGGGAGTACGGTGACCCGGCCAGGCTGCCCTCCCTCACGGGAGACCCTAAAaaacacggagagagagggagtgaatagGAGTGAACACAAGTTCCCTCTATAGGGCAGATCAGTGTTGGTGTGCCTGTGCTCACTTTCAATCTAAACCATTGATGGTCAACTGCAATGCATGATTTGACagacgagaggagagaacaagaatgacaggatgagggagagatgtggcgatagagagagaaataggagaggggagagggagacagaaaggacaGATGAGGTACAGTAGTGGAGGAGGATCATAATTTACATTGGAATAAATGAATGCGGAGATGAGATCAGTCAACCACCCAAAGGCAATGTGTACAGATAAGAGATAAGAGAAAGGATGAGatgacacacacatttctttttttatttgtcGGTACAGTATGTGTGTCGTAGAAAGGACAAAGATGCAGTTTGTCCATGTGGCCACATGAGGGCAGCAGCAGCTACAACAGCTACAACTTTGTATTTATTCTCCGATAAGCCTTCTTTCGCCATCTCTGTACTTCTCACTGTCATTCTTCTTCGCTGATTCGTAAGAACCGGACAGGTGAAAGCACACACGGTGGCTTCCCCTATCATGCTTTACTCCTATTTCACCTgtccactcctctgtctctctctctgatttgttgtctcacctgtgtgGTCCTGCCTCTGTGTGTCCATCCTGTCCAGGTTGTCAAGCAGCCCGTCAATCTGTGTCTTTATCAGAGTCAGCTCCCTCTTAATGACCTGCAGCTCCTCCATTCTCACTACAAGTAGGGAGCGGTTGAGGGAGGGCGAGCggttgagggagggagcgagaagggggaagagagatatatagaatgaaagagggggagagaaggaaggaaagaatcCAATGCAAGTTTCTGTGAGTGTGTTGGTAATAAGGACTATCAAGGTGATGAGGGTGGGTATTAGAACAGCATATACACTGCCTATTGGTTCTGCCCTGTTGATTTGGGCTAATAATGCGACCTGATTGGCTAGGATCCATTAAGGAAAGAGGCTGCTATAGAAGTGTTGTAATGAGAGAACCATCTtgagtgtagtgtgtgagtgtgtgtgtattactcaCACTtggccctgttggagctggtggAGTGGGCTCTGGAGCTCTTGGAGGGGGGCCTGTCTCGGCTGCGTCTGTGCccagaggaagtggaggaggagcggGGTCGCTTGGCCAGGCTAGGTCCCTGGGACAGGGGAGGTAGGGAAGCTGGCACGCGCTGGTAGTCATACATCCTGAAGAGTGAAACATCCACACGCACTGTCATCCAACTACTAGTACTTTGTGTAGTATTGTCAGTGCGACTAGATGTGTATGTGTACGCATGTCAGAAAAGTACAGTGACAGGAtgtttgtgagtgagtgtgtgaacaggcaagcatgtgtgtgtgtttgcgtgtatgGACAGTGATGTCTATCACCTAGTTGGATGgatgtgtctgtgggtgtgtgtatttgtgaatGTATGTCTCCTATGATGaaggacacagagggagagggttgaCAGGATGTTGTAATATGATCTGACAAGCAGAGGgaatatacacacatacagaatGTGTACACAAGTGAGAAAATAATAAGAAATAGTATGTGATAAGGTGAGGCAGAGGATATCCCAGATAGGGAATGCGGAAATTAAGTTGAGCAAGTTGAAgacccctggtactcctcacacaaccattatagtataaccctacaggttgtagacccctggtactcctcacacaaccattatagtattaccctacaggttgtagacccctggtactcctcacacaaccattatagtattaccctacaggttgtagacccctggtactcctcacacaaccattatagtattaccctacaggttgtagacccctggtactcctcacacaaccattatagtattaccctacaggttgtagacccctggtactcctcacacaaccattatagtattaccctacaaGTTGAAgacccctggtactcctcacacaaccattatagtattaccctacaggttgaagacccctggtactcctcacacaaccattatagtcattatagtattaccctacaggttgtagacccctggtactcctcacacaaccattatagtattaccctacaggttgtaggcccctggtactcctcacacaaccattatagtattaccctacaggttgtagacccctggtactcctcacacaaccattatagtattaccctacaggttgtaggcccctggtactcctcacacaaccattatagtattaccctacaggttgtagacccctggtactcctcacacaaccaATATAGTACTACCCTACAGGTTGAAgacccctggtactcctcacacaaccattatagtattaccctacaggttgtagacccctggtactcctcacacaaccattatagtatAACCCTACAGGTTGAAGACCCCTAgtactcctcacacaaccattatagtattaccctacaggttgaagacccctggtactcctcacacaaccattatagtattaccctacaggttTAAGACCCCTGGTTctcctcacacaaccattatagtcattatagtattaccctacaggttgtagacccctagtactcctcacacaaccattatagtattaccctacaggttgaagacccctggtactcctcacacaaccattatagtattaccctacaggttgtagacccctggtactcctcacacaaccattatagtattaccctacaggttgTAGACCCCTGGGTTgtactcctcacacaaccattatagtattaccctacaggttgtagacccctggtactcctcacacaaccattatagtattaccctacaggttgaagacccctggttctcctcacacaaccattatagtcattatagtattaccctacaggttgtagacccctagtactcctcacacaaccattatagtattaccctacaggttgAAGACCCCTGGTACTCatcacacaaccattatagtattaccctacaggtcgtagacccctggtactcctcacacaaccattatagtattagcctacaggttgtagacccctggtactcctcacacaaccattatagtattaccctacaggttgtaggcccctggtactcctcacacaaccattatagtattaccctacaggttgtagacccctggtactcctcacacaaccattatagtattaccctacaggttgaagacccctggttctcctcacacaaccattatagtcattatagtattaccctacaggttgtagacccctagtactcctcacacaaccattatagtattaccctacaggttgAAGACCCCTGGTACTCatcacacaaccattatagtattaccctacaggtcgtagacccctggtactcctcacacaaccattatagtattagcctacaggttgtagacccctggtactcctcacacaaccattatagtcattatagtattaccctacaggttgaagacccctggtactcctcacacaaccattatagtattaccctacaggttgtagacccctggtactcctcacacaaccattatagtattaccctacaggttgtaggcccctggtactcctcacacaaccattatagtattaccctacaggttgtagacccctggtactcctcacacaaccattatagtattaccctacaggttgtaggcccctggtactcctcacacaaccattatagtattaccctacaggttgtagacccctggtactcctcacacaaccaATATAGTACTACCCTACAGGTTGAAgacccctggtactcctcacacaaccattatagtattaccctacaggttgtagacccctggtactcctcacacaaccattatagtatAACCCTACAGGTTGAAGACCCCTAgtactcctcacacaaccattatagtattaccctacaggttgaagacccctggtactcctcacacaaccattatagtataaccctacaggttgtagacccctggtactcctcacacaaccattatagtattaccctacaaGTTGAAgacccctggtactcctcacacaaccattatagtattaccctacaggttgaagacccctggtactcctcacacaaccattatagtcattatagtattaccctacaggttgtagacccctggtactcctcacacaaccattatagtattaccctacaggttgtaggcccctggtactcctcacacaaccattatagtattaccctacaggttgtagacccctggtactcctcacacaaccattatagtattaccctacaggttgtaggcccctggtactcctcacacaaccattatagtattaccctacaggttgtagacccctggtactcctcacacaaccattatagtattaccctacaggttgtagacccctggtactcctcacacaaccattatagtattaccctacaaGTTGAAgacccctggtactcctcacacaaccattatagtattaccctacaggttgaagacccctggtactcctcacacaaccattatagtcattatagtattaccctacaggttgtagacccctggtactcctcacacaaccattatagtattaccctacaggttgtagg includes:
- the LOC124035683 gene encoding RNA-binding Raly-like protein; amino-acid sequence: MTLFKSEHHRSPRYISMSGELKSSRSRTSSKRPSSNPYGSDYDLDYECYQEDLYDRMYDYQRVPASLPPLSQGPSLAKRPRSSSTSSGHRRSRDRPPSKSSRAHSTSSNRAKLRMEELQVIKRELTLIKTQIDGLLDNLDRMDTQRQDHTGSPVREGSLAGSPYSPSASSGERSPSPLSPPRRCIQRESPELGEASDDDHTMNNHSSDPEDEM